The Eubacteriaceae bacterium Marseille-Q4139 genome has a window encoding:
- a CDS encoding ABC transporter substrate-binding protein: MKKSKRQILSLLMAAAMAAGLLSGCGGGAEETTAAAASAETTAASGGAEAAGTETTEAAAEASGDYSDVVITYGMTSTWDTVNPYGSSSGSIYQQLVADKIYDRLAFLEEAGSDVTPRGAASWESADDGMAAIFHLDENATWHDGEPVTANDWVFTAQLITDPDFPYGLKSEFNSWAGTTELGVEESENSVKVEAVDDYTLKMTFKSVTPVEDWLLLHNKFYYVLPEHLLADIAPADLMSDDFWSAPIGSGPCTFISEISGSEIQFGSFADYQLGAPKFGKLVMKVIASTNTITSIAAGEMDGFFQGPSTDDALAAKDMGLNVEQSASPTSIVAFLINNQNVPDKRVRQAMSFAIDKELLIDQQLQGQGVVSSTCIIPGSQWDSGITWERDVEKSKELLAEAGWDSNTVLSMAVVSSRESMAAVIQQNLAEAGINIEVQTVELATMFSGLQDGTYDLGICGSTAMDYPLWMSGYYDYQNATYCQITDTSYAEIQDAIAAELDETKRKELVNEYQELLYDEMPLVMIYHGYGFSVKSDRFQGYNGFEGSMNNQAVWRWSVTE; the protein is encoded by the coding sequence GAGGAAACGACTGCCGCAGCGGCTTCCGCTGAGACGACGGCAGCTTCCGGAGGGGCAGAAGCAGCAGGAACGGAGACGACAGAGGCGGCAGCCGAAGCGTCCGGAGATTACTCCGATGTTGTCATCACATACGGTATGACATCCACCTGGGATACGGTGAACCCCTACGGGTCTTCTTCCGGATCCATTTACCAGCAGCTTGTAGCTGACAAGATCTATGACCGTCTGGCTTTCCTTGAGGAGGCAGGCTCCGATGTAACGCCGAGAGGCGCAGCTTCCTGGGAGTCCGCAGACGACGGTATGGCCGCCATCTTCCATTTGGATGAAAATGCAACCTGGCATGACGGCGAGCCGGTAACGGCAAATGACTGGGTATTTACGGCACAGCTTATCACAGACCCGGATTTCCCCTACGGCTTAAAGAGTGAGTTTAACTCCTGGGCCGGCACCACAGAGCTGGGCGTTGAGGAGAGCGAGAACTCCGTAAAGGTTGAGGCTGTTGACGACTACACCCTGAAAATGACCTTCAAGAGCGTAACGCCGGTGGAAGACTGGCTGCTTCTTCACAACAAATTTTACTATGTGCTTCCGGAGCACCTGCTTGCTGACATCGCTCCGGCTGACTTAATGAGCGACGATTTCTGGAGCGCACCGATTGGTTCCGGCCCGTGTACCTTCATCTCTGAGATTTCCGGAAGTGAAATCCAGTTCGGAAGCTTTGCTGACTACCAGCTTGGCGCTCCGAAGTTCGGAAAGCTAGTTATGAAAGTAATCGCTTCCACCAATACGATTACTTCCATCGCAGCAGGCGAGATGGACGGCTTCTTCCAGGGCCCGTCTACGGATGATGCCCTTGCAGCAAAGGATATGGGACTTAACGTCGAACAGTCTGCGTCCCCGACCAGTATTGTTGCTTTCCTTATCAACAACCAGAACGTACCGGATAAGAGAGTCCGCCAGGCCATGAGCTTTGCTATCGACAAGGAGCTCTTAATCGACCAGCAGTTACAGGGACAGGGCGTTGTGTCCTCCACCTGCATCATCCCCGGCTCCCAGTGGGATTCTGGAATTACCTGGGAGAGAGACGTAGAGAAATCCAAAGAACTTCTTGCTGAGGCAGGATGGGATTCCAACACCGTACTTTCCATGGCAGTTGTTTCTTCCCGTGAAAGCATGGCAGCCGTAATCCAGCAGAACCTGGCAGAGGCAGGCATCAACATCGAGGTTCAGACTGTCGAGCTTGCAACTATGTTCTCCGGCCTTCAGGACGGTACTTATGACCTTGGTATCTGCGGTTCCACCGCGATGGATTACCCGCTTTGGATGTCCGGATACTATGATTACCAGAACGCTACATACTGCCAGATTACGGATACGTCCTACGCAGAGATCCAGGATGCCATCGCAGCCGAGCTGGACGAGACGAAGAGAAAAGAGCTTGTAAACGAGTACCAGGAGCTGCTTTACGACGAGATGCCGCTTGTCATGATCTATCACGGCTACGGCTTCAGCGTAAAATCTGACCGCTTCCAGGGCTACAACGGCTTCGAAGGTTCCATGAACAACCAGGCTGTTTGGAGATGGTCCGTAACGGAATAA
- a CDS encoding VWA domain-containing protein: protein MGITSSNKQINMSRIDCDGTLKVTLSLTAAPDITSNPTDIVLVLDRSGSMSGVPLASMKAGARTFIDIIDKSTDGSEDGNIGSGSHIGIVSFADTAVADTQLITSTAVLKAAVDGLTAGGSTNHADAFTKAVQLFNPASTNAKVIVMFTDGKTTVGADPAPIAAAARAAGIVIYCIGLIGSDGIDVSVLDNWATDPDSTHVAVTPDAQDLETLFANLAANISKTGATNIVINEKVMPDFQIVSVNPPNKGSAMTLNSQTLQWKIAALGVSGSEGAVLEFFIRHVGQSGGAKAVNQSITYSDTEGNVVHFPSPTVDVECSVVVHPEPCPEPVEFTLDGCQDSMVVELGDQYLESQGSIVQMNLTLKNVCPNKRVALGMVLTELDCMGNEYPRGLKAITIPAHHHVTCRDVQVKGIKFVLPVDPDFVELNQNQNTGFCRRRNLKIRTMAHHMDSEFTCMDLDTDM, encoded by the coding sequence ATGGGAATCACAAGTTCAAATAAACAGATCAATATGTCAAGGATCGACTGCGACGGTACGTTAAAGGTTACGCTGTCCCTCACGGCGGCACCTGACATCACCAGCAACCCGACGGACATCGTCCTGGTGCTGGATCGCTCCGGCAGCATGTCGGGAGTACCGCTTGCCAGCATGAAGGCCGGCGCACGGACATTCATTGACATCATTGACAAGTCCACGGACGGTTCGGAGGATGGAAACATCGGCTCCGGAAGCCATATTGGAATCGTGAGCTTTGCTGACACGGCCGTGGCCGACACGCAGCTCATCACATCCACGGCAGTCCTCAAGGCAGCCGTCGACGGCCTGACGGCCGGCGGTTCTACGAACCACGCGGATGCGTTCACGAAGGCGGTTCAGCTCTTCAACCCGGCGTCTACAAACGCCAAGGTTATCGTCATGTTTACGGACGGAAAAACCACCGTGGGCGCTGACCCGGCCCCGATTGCGGCAGCAGCCAGAGCAGCCGGAATCGTAATCTACTGCATCGGCCTTATCGGCTCCGACGGGATTGATGTGAGCGTCCTCGACAACTGGGCGACCGACCCGGATTCCACCCATGTGGCGGTAACGCCGGATGCACAGGATCTGGAAACCCTGTTTGCGAACCTGGCAGCCAACATCTCCAAGACAGGCGCGACCAACATCGTGATTAACGAGAAGGTCATGCCGGACTTCCAGATTGTCAGCGTGAACCCGCCCAACAAGGGCTCTGCCATGACCCTGAATTCCCAGACGCTCCAGTGGAAAATTGCAGCCCTCGGCGTTTCCGGCAGTGAAGGCGCTGTGCTGGAATTTTTCATCAGGCACGTTGGCCAGAGCGGCGGCGCAAAGGCTGTCAACCAGTCCATCACTTACTCGGATACGGAAGGGAATGTGGTACACTTCCCGTCGCCCACTGTCGATGTGGAATGCAGCGTTGTGGTGCACCCGGAGCCATGTCCGGAACCGGTGGAATTTACCCTTGACGGCTGCCAGGATTCCATGGTTGTGGAGCTTGGCGATCAGTACCTGGAATCCCAGGGCAGCATCGTACAGATGAACCTGACTTTAAAGAACGTCTGCCCTAACAAACGGGTGGCGCTCGGCATGGTGCTCACAGAGTTAGACTGCATGGGGAACGAGTATCCCCGCGGTTTAAAGGCCATCACCATCCCGGCCCATCATCATGTGACCTGCCGCGACGTCCAGGTAAAGGGCATCAAGTTCGTCCTTCCGGTTGATCCCGATTTCGTGGAGCTGAACCAGAATCAGAACACAGGCTTCTGCCGCAGAAGAAACTTAAAAATCCGCACGATGGCTCACCACATGGATTCGGAATTCACCTGTATGGATCTCGATACAGACATGTAA
- a CDS encoding fructoselysine 6-kinase, with amino-acid sequence MIYNHLQGDGAVKVIGIGDNVCDKYEHLKTMFPGGQALNFTVYAKMLGAESSYMGVFGTDEVAEHVIRTLDEMGVEHGHCRQYEGENGCARVTLVDGDRVFLGSNRGGVLKEHPLDLTADDLEYIKGFSLIHTSNNSYIEDELSKLYGTGVPVSYDFSGRWNEPERVAKVAPYAEYVFLSCGSVSEDEVREICRSMKEAGCRNIIATRGSYGAVFYDGEAFYEQPPKLVEAIDTLGAGDSFATAFLVSFTESREREPERMKTDREFYQAELRKALASGAEFSSKTCMVQGAFGHGKTF; translated from the coding sequence ATGATATATAATCATTTGCAAGGAGATGGGGCAGTGAAGGTAATCGGTATTGGGGATAATGTATGCGACAAGTATGAGCACTTAAAGACGATGTTTCCGGGCGGACAGGCGCTTAATTTTACGGTCTATGCAAAGATGCTCGGGGCAGAATCTTCCTATATGGGTGTGTTTGGAACCGACGAGGTGGCGGAGCATGTGATCAGGACGCTGGATGAGATGGGCGTCGAGCATGGCCATTGCCGCCAGTATGAGGGCGAAAACGGCTGCGCCCGCGTGACGCTTGTGGACGGCGACCGGGTATTTCTCGGGAGCAACCGCGGCGGTGTTTTAAAGGAACATCCGCTGGATTTGACGGCAGACGATCTGGAGTACATAAAAGGGTTTTCGCTGATTCACACCAGCAACAACAGCTATATTGAGGACGAGCTTTCGAAGCTTTACGGGACAGGCGTCCCGGTTTCCTATGACTTTTCCGGGCGATGGAACGAGCCGGAGCGGGTGGCAAAGGTGGCTCCCTATGCGGAGTACGTGTTCCTTTCCTGCGGCTCCGTGTCCGAAGACGAGGTGCGGGAGATCTGCCGCTCCATGAAAGAGGCCGGATGCCGGAACATCATTGCGACGCGCGGAAGCTACGGCGCCGTGTTCTATGACGGCGAGGCGTTTTATGAGCAGCCGCCGAAGCTTGTGGAGGCCATCGACACCTTGGGCGCAGGCGATTCCTTTGCCACGGCGTTCCTCGTTTCCTTTACGGAAAGCCGGGAGCGGGAGCCGGAGCGTATGAAGACAGACCGGGAGTTTTACCAGGCAGAGCTTAGGAAGGCGCTTGCAAGCGGCGCCGAGTTTTCGTCGAAGACCTGTATGGTGCAGGGAGCTTTCGGCCACGGAAAGACGTTTTAG
- a CDS encoding choloylglycine hydrolase family protein translates to MCTAMTLRNRQGEIFFGRTMDFSWPLTPSLYVVPQGSVWDNAPRTARIRDRYSFLGIGQELAPAGGEQAGASVFFADGVNEAGLAAAALYFPGYAEFEAAPEESALSIGSLDMVRFLLGSFASVSEARSVLPSVRIVGIRDSITGTISPLHWFLCDRSGETLVVERTSAGLGLYFNPAGVLTNSPDFPWHITNLRNYMNVTPGQAAGASWDNLALTPFGQGAGTDGLPGGYAPPARFVRTAFERSHILPPDGTEETVTAGFHILSGVSIPKGVVLTARGEPDYTQYTAFMNTNTGEYFFRTYENSETVSVNPASGDVAAARNYGRKEAISLGRLVRPVRFWSI, encoded by the coding sequence ATGTGTACTGCTATGACACTGCGAAACAGGCAGGGAGAAATCTTTTTCGGACGCACCATGGATTTTTCCTGGCCGCTGACACCGTCCCTTTACGTGGTTCCCCAGGGGAGCGTCTGGGACAACGCGCCGCGGACAGCCAGGATCCGCGACCGGTATTCGTTCCTGGGAATCGGTCAGGAACTGGCGCCCGCAGGCGGGGAGCAGGCCGGTGCTTCCGTGTTTTTTGCCGACGGCGTCAACGAGGCCGGGCTCGCCGCCGCGGCCCTCTATTTCCCCGGCTATGCGGAATTTGAAGCGGCGCCGGAGGAAAGCGCCCTTTCCATCGGCTCCTTAGACATGGTGCGCTTTCTTTTAGGAAGCTTCGCCTCTGTCTCCGAGGCCCGCAGCGTCCTGCCGTCCGTCCGCATTGTCGGCATCCGCGACAGCATCACCGGCACTATCTCCCCGCTTCACTGGTTCCTCTGCGACCGGAGCGGCGAAACGCTCGTCGTCGAGCGGACATCTGCCGGCCTTGGCCTTTATTTTAACCCGGCCGGCGTTCTCACGAACAGCCCGGATTTCCCGTGGCACATCACAAACCTAAGAAACTACATGAACGTGACTCCCGGACAGGCCGCCGGCGCTTCCTGGGACAATCTGGCTCTCACCCCCTTCGGGCAGGGAGCCGGCACCGATGGACTTCCCGGCGGATATGCCCCGCCTGCCCGCTTCGTCCGCACGGCCTTTGAGAGAAGCCACATCCTGCCGCCGGACGGGACGGAGGAGACGGTGACGGCAGGCTTTCACATTCTCTCCGGCGTCTCCATTCCGAAGGGCGTCGTCCTCACGGCGCGCGGTGAGCCGGACTACACCCAGTACACGGCCTTCATGAACACAAACACCGGGGAATATTTTTTCCGAACTTATGAAAACAGCGAAACCGTGTCCGTGAACCCGGCCTCCGGGGACGTGGCCGCCGCCAGGAATTACGGGAGAAAGGAAGCGATCTCCCTGGGCCGTCTCGTGCGGCCGGTTCGGTTCTGGAGCATATAA
- a CDS encoding dipeptide ABC transporter ATP-binding protein, with product MAAPLLEIRNVKKYYPVKKVRNGEDIVVKAVDQINLTINQGEIVGLVGESGCGKSTLGKTVLKLHSITDGQILFHGEDITCYNENQMRPLREKIQIIFQDPYASLNPKKKISQSIMAPLNVTKKYSKEEKQKKVVEIMKEVGLSEKFLEKYPHEMSGGQRQRVVIARALINNPELVICDEPVSALDVSVRSQVLNLLKDLQKDRNLTYIFISHDLSVVEYLCDKVAVMYLGRIMEYADKKHLYGNPLHPYTKALLSAIPVPDIHAKKDEIILQGEVPSPLNPPKGCLFSTRCPHATEKCHKEAPALTEITDPDGTKRQVACFLHH from the coding sequence ATGGCAGCTCCCTTATTGGAAATCCGGAACGTAAAGAAATACTATCCCGTTAAAAAGGTGAGGAACGGGGAGGACATCGTGGTAAAAGCCGTGGATCAGATCAATCTGACCATCAACCAGGGCGAGATCGTGGGCCTGGTAGGCGAGTCCGGCTGCGGGAAGTCCACCCTCGGAAAGACGGTTTTAAAGCTCCACAGCATCACCGACGGCCAAATTTTATTTCACGGCGAGGACATTACGTGTTATAATGAAAATCAGATGAGGCCGCTTCGGGAGAAAATCCAGATCATTTTCCAGGATCCCTACGCTTCCCTGAACCCGAAAAAGAAGATCAGCCAGTCCATCATGGCCCCTCTCAACGTGACGAAAAAGTATTCCAAGGAAGAAAAGCAGAAAAAAGTCGTCGAAATCATGAAGGAAGTCGGCTTAAGCGAGAAATTCCTGGAGAAATACCCTCACGAGATGTCCGGCGGGCAGCGGCAGAGGGTGGTAATCGCCAGAGCCCTGATTAACAATCCGGAGCTGGTGATCTGTGATGAGCCCGTATCGGCTCTCGATGTTTCCGTCCGCTCCCAGGTCTTAAATCTTTTGAAAGACCTCCAGAAGGACAGAAACCTGACTTACATTTTTATCTCCCATGACCTGAGTGTCGTTGAATATCTTTGCGACAAGGTGGCCGTCATGTACCTGGGCAGGATCATGGAGTATGCCGATAAAAAGCATCTCTATGGCAACCCGCTCCACCCGTACACGAAAGCGCTGCTTTCGGCCATCCCGGTTCCCGATATCCATGCAAAGAAAGATGAGATTATTCTTCAGGGGGAGGTTCCCAGTCCATTAAATCCGCCGAAGGGCTGTCTTTTCAGTACGAGATGCCCCCATGCGACGGAGAAATGCCATAAGGAGGCGCCGGCTCTCACGGAGATCACCGATCCCGACGGCACGAAGCGCCAGGTGGCATGTTTTCTGCATCATTAA
- a CDS encoding SIS domain-containing protein → MTMTVREIVAEIKEKLDKKGGLKHVYFVACGGSKAAIFPGLYLLQSEAKTFGATTYTSNEFVHATPKELDERCIAVICSLKATPETVRAVEVANESGAITIAMTGSMETGMAKVGQYVVTYSNGDDQVYSDSNQANSLRIGFELLHQIEGWEKYDKAMEAYSHIDAIIAEGKENCLAEAKAWAEKEKDEPIFYVLASGPNYGVAYSMCCCHFMEMQWKHAVCLHTGEYFHGPFETTDKALPMVLIMSEGRTRALDERCLKFLKTYAENYIVIDFKELNKGRIDAEVAEFFNPVVLIPIERYYVSQMAEVRGHSMDHRRYMWKVEY, encoded by the coding sequence ATGACTATGACAGTAAGAGAAATTGTAGCAGAAATCAAGGAAAAGCTTGATAAAAAGGGCGGCTTAAAGCATGTGTATTTCGTGGCATGCGGCGGCTCCAAGGCAGCCATCTTCCCGGGACTCTACCTCTTGCAGAGCGAGGCGAAGACCTTCGGCGCCACCACCTATACCAGCAACGAGTTCGTCCATGCGACCCCGAAGGAACTGGACGAGAGATGCATAGCAGTAATCTGTTCCTTAAAGGCGACGCCGGAGACCGTAAGGGCCGTCGAAGTGGCAAATGAGTCCGGCGCCATCACCATCGCTATGACCGGCTCCATGGAGACAGGGATGGCAAAGGTGGGCCAGTATGTTGTGACCTACTCCAACGGAGACGACCAGGTGTACAGCGATTCCAACCAGGCAAATTCCCTGCGGATCGGCTTCGAGCTCCTTCACCAGATCGAGGGTTGGGAGAAGTATGACAAGGCCATGGAGGCATACAGCCACATTGACGCCATCATCGCCGAGGGCAAGGAGAACTGCCTGGCTGAGGCGAAGGCATGGGCCGAGAAGGAAAAGGACGAGCCGATTTTCTACGTGCTGGCTTCCGGCCCCAACTACGGCGTGGCGTATTCCATGTGCTGCTGTCACTTCATGGAGATGCAGTGGAAGCACGCAGTGTGCCTGCACACAGGCGAGTATTTCCATGGGCCGTTTGAGACGACGGACAAGGCGCTGCCGATGGTGCTTATCATGAGTGAAGGCCGGACGAGAGCGCTGGACGAGAGATGCTTAAAGTTCTTAAAGACGTATGCGGAAAACTATATCGTGATTGACTTTAAGGAGCTTAATAAGGGACGGATTGACGCAGAGGTAGCGGAGTTCTTTAACCCGGTGGTGCTGATCCCGATAGAGCGCTACTATGTATCGCAGATGGCCGAGGTGAGAGGTCATTCGATGGATCACAGAAGATATATGTGGAAAGTGGAATACTAA
- a CDS encoding ABC transporter ATP-binding protein produces MENRLLEVKNLKVSFKVGKKKLTAVENVEFSLDKGKVIGIVGESGCGKSVTATSILRLVSPAVSEIDGESEILFEGEDLTKVSEARMREVRGNEISMIFQEPMSSLNPVYRIGDQMIEMIRTHHKDVSKKDALDQCVEMLKRVGIPSPEQRVKEFPHQLSGGMRQRVMIAMALLCHPKLLIADEPTTALDVTIQAQILRILKKLAKESDTSVILITHDMGVVAEMADHVLVMYAGKSVEYGTAEQIFDHPLHPYTIGLLDSIPKLGSGQEEHLHTIEGTVPGLDEMPVGCRFCTRCPHATETCRQQDPGMRVLEDGHKVRCLLYENGGSKDTGKEGGR; encoded by the coding sequence ATGGAGAATCGTTTGCTGGAAGTAAAGAACCTGAAGGTTTCTTTTAAGGTTGGAAAAAAGAAGCTGACAGCGGTGGAAAATGTGGAATTCTCCCTGGACAAGGGAAAAGTCATTGGGATCGTGGGAGAATCAGGCTGCGGCAAAAGCGTTACGGCCACTTCGATTCTGAGATTGGTATCCCCTGCTGTAAGTGAGATCGACGGTGAGAGCGAGATCCTATTTGAAGGCGAGGATCTGACAAAAGTGTCGGAGGCCAGGATGCGGGAGGTACGCGGAAATGAGATTTCCATGATCTTCCAGGAGCCCATGTCGTCGTTAAACCCGGTCTACCGGATCGGGGATCAGATGATCGAGATGATCCGCACTCACCACAAAGACGTTTCCAAAAAAGACGCGCTGGATCAGTGCGTGGAAATGTTGAAGCGCGTGGGTATTCCTTCCCCGGAACAGCGGGTGAAGGAGTTCCCACACCAGCTTTCGGGAGGTATGCGCCAGCGAGTCATGATTGCCATGGCTCTGCTGTGCCACCCGAAGCTTCTGATCGCCGATGAGCCGACGACGGCCCTGGACGTGACGATCCAGGCACAGATCTTAAGGATTTTAAAGAAGTTAGCCAAAGAATCCGACACTTCCGTGATCCTGATTACTCATGACATGGGCGTTGTGGCGGAGATGGCAGATCATGTGCTTGTCATGTATGCAGGAAAATCCGTGGAGTACGGCACGGCAGAGCAGATTTTTGACCATCCGCTCCATCCCTACACCATCGGGCTTCTGGATTCAATCCCGAAGCTTGGAAGCGGCCAGGAGGAGCACCTTCATACCATCGAAGGCACGGTTCCCGGGCTGGATGAGATGCCGGTGGGCTGCCGGTTCTGCACGCGATGTCCGCATGCGACGGAAACGTGCAGGCAGCAGGATCCCGGCATGAGGGTTTTAGAGGACGGTCACAAGGTTCGCTGCCTTCTCTATGAGAACGGCGGCAGCAAGGATACAGGGAAGGAAGGTGGAAGATGA
- a CDS encoding SIS domain-containing protein, translated as MEVKNIISEIKEKLDKKDGLKHVYFVACGGSKAAIFPGLYLLQSEAKTFGATTYTSNEFVHATPKELDERCIAVICSLKATPETVRAVEVANESGAITIAMTGSMETGMAKVGQYVVTYSNGDDQVYSDSNQANSLRIGFELLHQIEGWEKYDKAMEAYSHIDAIIAEGKENCLAEAKAWAEKEKDEPIFYVLASGPNYGVAYSMCCCHFMEMQWKHAVCLHTGEYFHGPFETTDKALPMVLIMSEGRTRALDERCLKFLKTYAENYIVIDFKELNKGRIDAEVAEFFNPVVLIPIERYYVSQMAEVRGHSMDHRRYMWKVEY; from the coding sequence ATGGAAGTTAAAAACATTATTTCTGAGATCAAAGAAAAGCTTGATAAAAAGGACGGCTTAAAGCATGTGTACTTCGTGGCATGCGGCGGCTCCAAGGCAGCCATCTTCCCGGGGCTTTACCTCTTGCAGAGCGAGGCGAAGACCTTCGGTGCCACCACTTATACGAGCAACGAGTTTGTCCATGCGACCCCGAAGGAACTGGACGAGAGATGCATAGCAGTAATCTGCTCCTTAAAGGCGACTCCGGAGACCGTAAGGGCCGTCGAGGTGGCAAATGAGTCCGGCGCCATTACCATCGCCATGACCGGTTCCATGGAAACGGGGATGGCAAAGGTGGGCCAGTATGTTGTGACCTACTCCAACGGAGACGACCAGGTGTACAGCGATTCCAACCAGGCCAATTCCCTGCGGATCGGCTTCGAGCTCCTTCACCAGATCGAGGGCTGGGAGAAGTACGACAAGGCCATGGAGGCATACAGCCACATCGACGCCATCATCGCCGAGGGCAAGGAGAACTGCCTGGCTGAGGCGAAGGCATGGGCCGAGAAGGAAAAGGACGAGCCGATTTTCTACGTGCTGGCATCTGGCCCCAACTACGGCGTGGCGTATTCCATGTGCTGCTGTCACTTCATGGAGATGCAGTGGAAGCACGCGGTATGCCTGCACACAGGCGAGTATTTCCATGGGCCGTTTGAGACGACGGACAAGGCGCTGCCGATGGTGCTCATCATGAGCGAAGGCCGGACGAGGGCACTGGATGAGAGATGCTTAAAGTTCTTAAAGACGTATGCGGAGAATTACATCGTAATCGACTTTAAGGAGCTTAATAAGGGACGGATCGACGCAGAGGTAGCGGAGTTCTTTAACCCGGTGGTGCTGATCCCGATAGAGCGTTACTATGTATCGCAGATGGCCGAGGTGAGAGGGCATTCAATGGATCACAGAAGATATATGTGGAAAGTGGAATACTAA
- a CDS encoding LysR family transcriptional regulator: MNLENIKYFISLAECLNFTKAAEKEHMTQTSMSRKISGLEDELGIRLFYRDNHQVVLTDAGREFYVQALKLIDLYSMSVESAQNIHHGFLNALKIGVGIYEHELLTSFLGRYVSASPSLRISCHQYGYYELLKRFEQNLLDIIITSDQFLTDMSSRDLDIRLIYDEPWLLGINSSHPLAALEAIPPEELKKEMLITMYDGSISQIIDHYKPVFLFRDVIHVNSFETKLLMINANLGVGLLPAFLSPPRYDSMCMKPLAVPYKPRRFYALCRKNDPNVSVRHFFDAFTAYMEENGR; this comes from the coding sequence ATGAACCTGGAAAATATCAAATATTTTATCAGCCTTGCGGAATGCTTAAACTTTACGAAAGCTGCCGAGAAAGAGCATATGACGCAGACTTCCATGTCACGCAAAATCAGCGGGCTCGAAGACGAGCTTGGGATCCGCCTCTTTTACCGCGACAACCATCAGGTAGTGCTCACCGACGCCGGACGGGAATTTTATGTCCAGGCGCTGAAACTCATTGACCTTTACAGCATGTCCGTGGAGTCTGCCCAGAACATCCACCACGGCTTCTTAAATGCCCTGAAAATCGGCGTCGGGATCTATGAGCATGAGCTCCTGACTTCCTTTCTCGGCCGCTACGTTTCTGCCTCCCCGTCGCTCCGCATAAGCTGTCACCAGTACGGCTACTATGAGCTTTTAAAGCGGTTCGAGCAGAATCTTTTAGACATCATCATCACCAGCGACCAGTTTCTCACAGACATGTCCTCCAGGGATCTGGACATCCGCCTGATCTATGATGAACCATGGCTTTTAGGCATCAATTCCAGCCATCCGCTGGCTGCGCTGGAGGCCATTCCGCCGGAAGAATTAAAAAAAGAGATGCTGATTACCATGTACGACGGCAGCATCTCCCAGATCATCGACCACTATAAGCCCGTCTTCCTGTTCCGCGACGTGATCCATGTCAATTCCTTTGAGACGAAGCTTCTGATGATTAACGCAAACCTGGGCGTCGGGCTGCTTCCGGCCTTTCTCTCTCCGCCGCGCTATGACAGTATGTGCATGAAGCCGCTCGCCGTTCCCTATAAGCCGAGGCGCTTCTACGCCCTGTGCCGGAAAAACGATCCCAACGTCTCCGTCCGCCACTTTTTTGACGCATTCACCGCTTATATGGAAGAAAACGGCCGCTAG
- a CDS encoding GntR family transcriptional regulator translates to MLNQDSMTPLYIQLMELIEKDIQSGVYKPGDKIMTEAELSKTYGVSLITVRKAVGSLMERGLVVRKQGKGTFVTKPKISRNMKKLQSFTEMCRQMGVRPGGRMLENRLVQADEKTASRLGIEPGSNVVYISRLRLADQEPVQIEKNYFPLKYAFLLDGKFDDNSLFDYLNAEAGARVASSEKMIELCRATAEEAALLDVKKGDYLLFVRSTAYDDEGEPMYAGVQIINGDRFTLYVYESNGIG, encoded by the coding sequence ATGTTAAATCAGGATTCGATGACGCCATTATACATTCAGCTTATGGAGTTGATTGAAAAGGATATCCAAAGCGGTGTGTATAAGCCGGGTGACAAAATTATGACCGAAGCGGAGTTGTCGAAGACATATGGAGTCAGCCTGATTACGGTACGCAAGGCCGTCGGTTCCCTCATGGAGCGCGGGCTTGTGGTTCGGAAGCAGGGAAAGGGCACCTTTGTCACGAAACCGAAAATTTCGCGGAATATGAAAAAGCTCCAGAGCTTCACGGAAATGTGCAGGCAGATGGGTGTCCGCCCGGGCGGACGGATGTTAGAGAACCGGCTTGTGCAGGCGGACGAGAAAACGGCGTCCAGGCTTGGGATTGAGCCGGGCAGCAATGTGGTCTATATTTCCAGGCTCCGGCTTGCGGATCAGGAGCCGGTTCAGATTGAGAAGAATTATTTCCCGCTTAAATACGCCTTCCTGTTGGACGGGAAGTTCGATGACAATTCGCTGTTTGACTATCTGAATGCGGAAGCCGGCGCCCGTGTGGCAAGCTCGGAGAAGATGATTGAGCTCTGCCGTGCCACGGCCGAGGAGGCGGCTCTTCTGGATGTGAAGAAGGGCGATTACCTTTTGTTTGTGCGGAGTACGGCTTATGATGACGAAGGAGAGCCGATGTATGCCGGTGTCCAGATCATCAACGGCGACCGGTTTACGCTTTATGTGTATGAGAGCAACGGAATCGGTTAG